A part of Stigmatopora nigra isolate UIUO_SnigA unplaced genomic scaffold, RoL_Snig_1.1 HiC_scaffold_25, whole genome shotgun sequence genomic DNA contains:
- the dnajb9a gene encoding dnaJ homolog subfamily B member 9a — MANAQSALKMAVCLLVIAELLLAEKDYYDILGVPKDASERQIKKAFHRLAMRFHPDKNKHPDAEVTFREIAEAYETLSDTTRRRDYEQDGASYFPDGRQQRTNGRQPFRFKFEDILKDFDAYRQVRHRKHSEKESHGRHRRQFQGSAIFGDVFDNLEKMFAFHRHPAHTQNVFSTASKQHCRTVTQRRGNMVTTYTDCTAS, encoded by the exons ATGGCTAATGCTCAGTCTGCTTTAAAGATGGCCGTGTGCCTCCTAGTGATAGCAGAGTTGCTTCTGGCAGAAAAGGACTACTACGACATATTGGGAGTACCCAAAGACGCCAGTGAGCGTCAGATTAAGAAAGCTTTTCACAGGCTTGCCATGAGGTTCCACCCCGACAAAAACAAGCACCCCGACGCTGAAGTGACATTCAGGGAAATTGCTGAAG CTTACGAAACATTATCCGACACAACGAGAAGACGCGACTATGAGCAAGATGGCGCTTCTTATTTCCCAGATGGAAGGCAACAGCGGACAAATGGACGCCAACCTTTCAGATTCAAATTTGAGGACATCTTGAAGGACTTTGACGCGTACAGACAAGTTCGACATAGGAAACATTCGGAAAAAGAATCTCATGGCCGACACAGAAGGCAATTTCAAGGTTCGGCCATTTTTGGAGACGTCTTTGACAACCTGGAGAAGATGTTTGCCTTTCACCGGCACCCCGCGCACACCCAAAATGTCTTCAGCACAGCCTCCAAACAACACTGTAGAACAGTGACGCAACGTAGAGGGAATATGGTTACCACTTACACAGACTGTACTGCGTCCTAG